A stretch of DNA from Deinococcus aerolatus:
GTCCTCGCTGGCCGCAGCCTGCACGCCCGCTTCCGGCACTGCCAGCGCCGCGCTCAACAGCCAGCCGGTGACGGCCGGGTCAGGCGGCAGGACCACCCGCTCCTGCACCAGCACGCCCCCCGCGCCCCCGGCCAGCGTGAAGCGCTCGGCGTAGCCGTCCCCGGCGGTGCTGACGCGCACCACGCCCCCCGACGCGTCCAGGGTGGTCACCGGCCCTGGCAGGTCGGCGCGGCCCAGCACGCGGCCCGCCGCGCTGTAGACGTAGACCTTGGGGCCCACGCCCAGGTACACGGCGCCGCCCACCTCCAGCGGGCCGCTCAGGTCGCCGCGCGCCGCCGGATAGCTGCGCTGCCAGACCAGCTGCGCGCCGTCCTCATAGCGCAGGGTCCGGCCTTCCAGCACGGCGGCGGCGCTGGCCTCTGGGCCGCACATGCCCATCAGGCCAAGCACCAGCCCACCGGCAGCCCAGCCCCACCAGCTCCGCCCGGCGCGGCTCACGGCCTGTCCCGGCCCGCCGGCGCGGCCAGCAGGTGAACGGCCCGCAGCGCCATGACCGCGCTTCCTGCCAGCAGGTCACCCAGGCCGCCGTAACGCAGGCTCAGCAGCAGGCCTGCCGGCACGGCAACGGCGGCAGCAAACGGCACGGCGTTCAGTTTCAGGCGGCGTTGCAGGGTGGCCCGGTACAGCGGAATCACGGCCAGCCCCAGGGCCAGTGCGCCCAGCAGGGTCAGCGGGGCCGCCACCAGCAATGCCCCCAGGAAAGGCGCGATGCCGCCGCCGCCCCGGAACCGGAAGAACACCGGGTAACAGTGGCCCAGCACCACCGCCAGGGTGGCCAGCCAAGTCAGCTCAGGCGCCAGTACGTGGGCCAGCGCCACGGCCAGCACACCCTTCAGGATATCCCCGGCGGTGACCAGAATGGCGGCGTTGCGCCCGAACTGCCGGAAGGTGCCGCTGCCCCCAGGCAGGTCGCGGCCCAGGATGTCGTCCCCGCGCGCCCGCGCGTACAGCACGCCGGTGACCAGCGATCCCAGCAGGTAGGACAGGGCGGCAACCAGCAGGGCTAACATACGCGCCGCATTGTAGGGCAGCGCCGCCGCAGGGAAGCCCGCGGACCGCCTGTGATGTGAACGGTCCGGCACCCCCACTTCCTCTACACTCGCAGCGATGAGCACCGCTGAACCCAGGAGGCAGACGCGTCCGGACCCCGAATCCCTGAGCCGTGACGAACTGCGACGCTACTCGCGGCAGCTGATGGTTCCCGAATGGCTGGAGGCCGGCGCGCAGGAGCGGCTACGGCGCTCCAGCGTGCTGCTGGTGGGCGCCGGCGGTCTGGGGGGCCCGGTGGCCCTGCAATTGGCCGGGGCTGGCGTAGGGCGGCTGGTGATTGCCGACGGCGACACGGTGGGGGTCAGCAATCTGCACCGCCAGACCCTGTTCACCGCCGCCGACGTGGGACGAAGCAAGGCGGAGGTTGCAGCGGCGCGTGTCCAGGCACTCAATCCCTTCGTGCAGGTCCAGACGGCCCCCAGACTGGAAGGCACGGACATGGACCGCGCCATGGGCGGCACGACGCTGGTGGTGGACGCCACCGACAATTTTGAGACGCGCTACGCTCTGGCCGACGCCTGCATGCGGGCGGAGCGCGAATGGGTCTGGGGCGCGGCGAGCGGCACCAGCGGCATGGTCAGCGTGTTCGGCCCGCACCTGGGCCTGCGTGACTTGTTTCCCACCCCCGGCAACGCGCCGTCCTGCGATGAGAGCGGCGTTCTGGGGCCGGTACCCAACATCGTGGGCAGCCTGATGGCCCAGGAGACCCTTAAGCTGCTGGGCGGCCTGGGAGACCCACTGCGGGGCCGTCTGTGGACTTTTGAAGCACTGTCTGGCCGGGTCCGGATCTTGAAGCTGGCATCTGCCGTGCTTTCCAGTTCTTAATTTAAATTAAATTTATTATTCATTCTATAGGGCGTTGTGGCGCTTATCTCCTCGGTTTTTGTCTGTGATTTGTCCGGCGAGGAACAGCACGTTGCCGGGAAAAAAGCAGCCGTGGCGCGCCATCCTGGGGATTGACTGGCAATAAACGTGTGTTAAGGTGCATTTGAGCCAACAATTCGCTCAATTCAGATTCCGGAGGTTTGCATATGGCCAAGAGCACCAGACCCGCCGCCAGGAAGCCCACTACCAAAGCTGCACCCGCAAAAAGCGCGACCAGCAAGATTGCCAAGACCCAGATCGTCGACATGGTCGCCGACAAGACCAGCTTGAACAAGAAACAGGCCGGCGAGGCCGTAGCCGCCGTGTTGGACAGTGTGGTCTCTGCCTTACAAGGCGGCAAGAGCGTGGGCCTCCCTGGCCTGGGCACCCTCAGCGTGACCCAGACGGCGGCCCGCACCGGGGTGCGCCCGGGTACCAGTCAGAGAATCACGATTCCCGCAGGCAAGAAGATCCGGTTCAAGGTGGCCAGCACCCTCAAGGGCACCTTGTAGAACTGGAGCACTCTCGAGACAGCTTTTTAAGAGGCACAGGTTCAGAGCGTCTGGCAACAGCAGGCTCTGAACGTGTGCCTCTCTGTTGCCGTTCGGGGCCACTTGCATTGTCAGCACGTCTCTACACGTAACGCACAACACTTTGGAAAGGAAGGTGCTTTTCTCACTTTCTTGAGTTATTCTCTCTCCTATGCAACAGTCCCGGAGAATACCGGAACGATGGAGTGAGGCGCCGCAGCGCAACGCAGCGCAGGCACGCTTGTCCTCAGATGCCAACCCTGGCCGGGTGACCCCCCATGGCAGGAGCCCGAA
This window harbors:
- a CDS encoding glycerol-3-phosphate acyltransferase; the protein is MLALLVAALSYLLGSLVTGVLYARARGDDILGRDLPGGSGTFRQFGRNAAILVTAGDILKGVLAVALAHVLAPELTWLATLAVVLGHCYPVFFRFRGGGGIAPFLGALLVAAPLTLLGALALGLAVIPLYRATLQRRLKLNAVPFAAAVAVPAGLLLSLRYGGLGDLLAGSAVMALRAVHLLAAPAGRDRP
- a CDS encoding HesA/MoeB/ThiF family protein, which produces MSTAEPRRQTRPDPESLSRDELRRYSRQLMVPEWLEAGAQERLRRSSVLLVGAGGLGGPVALQLAGAGVGRLVIADGDTVGVSNLHRQTLFTAADVGRSKAEVAAARVQALNPFVQVQTAPRLEGTDMDRAMGGTTLVVDATDNFETRYALADACMRAEREWVWGAASGTSGMVSVFGPHLGLRDLFPTPGNAPSCDESGVLGPVPNIVGSLMAQETLKLLGGLGDPLRGRLWTFEALSGRVRILKLASAVLSSS
- a CDS encoding HU family DNA-binding protein → MAKSTRPAARKPTTKAAPAKSATSKIAKTQIVDMVADKTSLNKKQAGEAVAAVLDSVVSALQGGKSVGLPGLGTLSVTQTAARTGVRPGTSQRITIPAGKKIRFKVASTLKGTL